A genomic window from Caldisericia bacterium includes:
- a CDS encoding sensor histidine kinase, which yields MMNELSLHIIDLVQNSVRAKAKFIEIILVDDEKRDEILLVVKDDGKGIRNDEIEKVVDPFYTTKKKKKVGLGISLLYQTTLQCDGDFKIVSAENKGTIVFAKFKRSHIDLPPIGNIEDTLLSLLILTDSVDFKFVYRKNNTNFVFDTRKIKKFIEGVPVIHPEVMRVLKKYIRDGLRSMENKTKGGNFYAKSKESKNS from the coding sequence ATGATGAATGAACTCTCTCTCCATATTATTGATCTTGTTCAAAACTCAGTAAGAGCAAAAGCAAAGTTTATAGAAATAATACTGGTTGATGACGAGAAAAGAGATGAAATTCTATTGGTAGTAAAGGATGACGGAAAAGGTATAAGAAATGATGAGATTGAAAAAGTTGTAGATCCTTTCTATACAACAAAGAAAAAGAAAAAAGTTGGTCTGGGAATATCCCTTTTATACCAAACAACTCTTCAATGCGACGGTGATTTTAAAATTGTTAGTGCAGAGAATAAAGGTACAATAGTCTTTGCAAAATTTAAAAGATCCCACATTGATCTTCCACCTATTGGAAACATTGAAGACACCTTGCTTTCATTACTGATACTGACAGATTCTGTAGATTTTAAATTTGTCTACAGGAAAAATAATACGAATTTTGTATTTGATACAAGAAAAATAAAAAAATTTATTGAGGGGGTACCAGTCATACACCCTGAAGTTATGAGGGTTCTTAAAAAATACATAAGAGATGGGCTAAGATCAATGGAAAACAA
- a CDS encoding PHP domain-containing protein, which produces MKLIADLHIHSVLSLCGDFEMAPCNIVRRVKELGLNTFSITDHNSIGNLLPFKKVAEKENLKFIFGMEVQTEEEVHVLTYFESYESIRRVWNIIYKKLPAVNNSPDYFGEQILVNDNDDIPDHNLFSLLEISDERDVKKLKEKFGFLKNFNFVSFSDAHYLKDIGRSITVFYLEGKENLILALNRGKVRIRRICYDE; this is translated from the coding sequence ATGAAACTAATAGCTGATTTACATATACACTCTGTTCTATCTCTATGTGGAGATTTTGAAATGGCTCCATGCAATATTGTAAGGAGAGTCAAAGAGTTAGGACTGAATACCTTTTCGATAACAGATCACAATAGTATTGGGAATTTACTCCCCTTCAAAAAAGTGGCAGAAAAGGAAAATCTAAAGTTTATATTTGGAATGGAGGTTCAGACTGAAGAAGAGGTTCATGTTTTAACTTACTTTGAATCCTACGAATCGATTAGAAGAGTCTGGAACATCATTTATAAAAAACTTCCAGCTGTAAATAATAGCCCAGATTACTTTGGAGAACAGATTCTCGTTAACGATAATGATGATATTCCAGATCACAACCTATTTTCCTTATTGGAGATTTCAGATGAAAGAGATGTAAAAAAACTAAAGGAAAAATTCGGCTTTCTTAAAAACTTTAACTTTGTATCTTTTTCAGATGCTCATTACCTTAAAGATATAGGAAGGAGCATAACAGTTTTTTATCTTGAGGGAAAGGAGAATTTAATACTTGCACTCAATAGAGGAAAAGTAAGGATAAGGAGGATATGCTATGATGAATGA
- a CDS encoding serine kinase: MRIEDTVELLDLKILNKGRSFKVKTGFTCDLLSVVMAKASKDSVWITVQRHLNTVAVATLREIGAIVISHGFIPDEEVIDRAKKERIWILTTEEPSFEISGKLYRLLRNETNS; this comes from the coding sequence GTGAGGATTGAAGACACTGTGGAGCTTTTAGATTTGAAGATCTTAAATAAAGGAAGAAGCTTTAAAGTAAAGACAGGATTTACATGTGATCTCCTATCTGTAGTGATGGCAAAGGCATCGAAGGACTCCGTATGGATAACAGTGCAAAGGCACCTTAACACTGTTGCAGTGGCCACTCTAAGAGAAATTGGAGCTATAGTTATCTCCCATGGTTTTATTCCCGATGAAGAAGTAATTGATAGGGCAAAAAAGGAAAGGATATGGATATTGACAACAGAGGAACCTTCTTTCGAGATTTCAGGAAAATTGTACAGATTGTTAAGAAATGAAACTAATAGCTGA